The genome window TTACGCAAGAAAAGGAGAACAGCGATAGCAGCACTAACGACAGCTCCTATTTTTAACGGAACGCCTGCTACTACATTCAGACCCATGGCAGCACCTGCAATATTCCCTATATTGAAAACAAGTCCCCCCAATGCTACAGCAAAGGCCAAAAAGTAACCGAGTCCAGGTAGCACCTTATTAGCAACATCTTGCGCACGCATGCCTGATACGGCAAGGATTCTCCAAATGTTGATCTGCACAATAAAACTTAAGATAAGAGAAAGAATTATTCCAAACGAAAAGGCGGCTTTTAAATTCTGCGTAAAAACCGCAGATTGTGTTAGAAACCCTGGTCCTATTGCTGAAGTAGCCATGAGAAAAGCAGCTCCCAACAAAACACTTAATGTTCCTTTCTTGTCCAGAGCTTTTTTTTCTCCCATCTCTTTCGTTGTACCGTTCATAAGCACCACCTCCAAGTCAATTTAATTTAATAGTATCATAAAGAAAAGTCAGGCTAGATTTTTTTATTTTATTTTTATAGAATTTTAAGGGAAATTTATGATAAATACTTTTTATATATAAATAAGTAGTTTTTAAATAAAAAATAGATAGATTTGAAAGGAAAAACCGAAGAACTTCAATGTTGCTTTTCTTTATATTCAACCTTAAGTATAAGTAAAAGATGATAATAGCCTTTATTTTGAGATATATGTATAGACTCTTCAATTTCGTTACATGTAGATCGGCGGACAATAGATTGAAAAGCCATAATATCGTGAGCCTGAGGAGGTTTCCTAAATTTTAACCACATATTGAGCACTTCTCCATGCTGCTCTATTAATTTTATGAGAGATTTACTTTTGAGAAGAATTTGAGAAAGGCTATACGTGCATGTTTCTTTAACTGCTAGTTCCGTAGATTGCTCTTTATTTTCTACTTCAATAGGTAAAACATGGCGGTATACCCCCTGAAAAGCTCCTTGTTTTTTTGTTTGAAGAACGAAAGGAGGAGTTTGAACATGAAGATGACCAAAATACCATTTTTGAAAATGAAGACGAGGAATTAACGTATCAAAATAAATGGCTACTGGATCTCGAGGAACGTGACACGGATTGATCTGAACCCCAATATATTTTGTTCGTAGCAACTCTATTAAAACAGATAAAGGTGCCATATGAGTAAATACATAATCGACATTCCAGTGTACGGCTTCTAAAGACTGCCATCCTCGTACAATTTCCTCCTCGGAAGGTATTTCTCTCTCCCACCATGAAAGGCCAGGCCTTCGAAAACATCTGTCTAAACTCAGTGCTCCTCCAAACGCAAAACACGAGTAACCAGCGATGGTATATATATAACCTCGCCTCAGATGAAATATTTTTTTGTCTTTTACTACTCCAACAGGGTTTCCAAAACGTATCTCAGTGGGAAGGGCGTCAAGTCTTGTAAAATTCTCGTGATTCCCATCTATAAAAAGAGTCGTCCATGGCGCGGACGAAAGCCAATCCATCCATTGTATTTCTTTTTCTGTCGGTTCTGGAGCAAAAAGAAGGCCAAAATCACCTGCAATGAGCAAATAATCTTGCGCATTTAAATTTTTACCTATCGCATGATAAAAAGGTAACAACTCATCCATTTCTATGACTCCGTGCTTATCGCCGGTGACATAAAGGGACATGAATGCCTCCTTTTTTTACAAACTATATTTTTTAATTATTATCACTGAAAAGGACATCAAACACCAGAGAAAATCTCAAAAAAAGATATAAAAAAAGACGCCCTTGAAGGGCGTCTTTAACTATCTTCTGCCTAAAATCAATGTAAAATTATCTTACAGAGGTTTAACGTTGGCAGCCTGAGGACCTTTCTTGCCGGTCTCAATATCGAAAGAAACCTGCTGTCCCTCATCAAGAGTCTTAAAACCATCAACCTGGATGGCGCTAAAATGAACGAAATAATCCTTTCCGTCCTCACCTGTGATAAAACCATAGCCCTTTGTGCCGTTAAACCATTTTACTGTTCCTTGTGTCAAGATGTTGCCTCCTAAAATGTTTTTACTGCGACTTTTCTGCAGCTTGGTAAGCATACAGGTTTTCTGTATATTTGTCAAGAAATTTTTTTCAATCAATAAAATATCCCAATTTCATCTTTTACAAATACATATATCACCTGGACACATTACTTCCTCATACTTCAATAAATCAACGACATTCCAATTGACATGAATCAAACATTATGTTACCTTCTTT of Aminobacterium sp. MB27-C1 contains these proteins:
- a CDS encoding cold-shock protein, with the protein product MLTKLQKSRSKNILGGNILTQGTVKWFNGTKGYGFITGEDGKDYFVHFSAIQVDGFKTLDEGQQVSFDIETGKKGPQAANVKPL
- a CDS encoding metallophosphoesterase: MSLYVTGDKHGVIEMDELLPFYHAIGKNLNAQDYLLIAGDFGLLFAPEPTEKEIQWMDWLSSAPWTTLFIDGNHENFTRLDALPTEIRFGNPVGVVKDKKIFHLRRGYIYTIAGYSCFAFGGALSLDRCFRRPGLSWWEREIPSEEEIVRGWQSLEAVHWNVDYVFTHMAPLSVLIELLRTKYIGVQINPCHVPRDPVAIYFDTLIPRLHFQKWYFGHLHVQTPPFVLQTKKQGAFQGVYRHVLPIEVENKEQSTELAVKETCTYSLSQILLKSKSLIKLIEQHGEVLNMWLKFRKPPQAHDIMAFQSIVRRSTCNEIEESIHISQNKGYYHLLLILKVEYKEKQH